The following are from one region of the Capsicum annuum cultivar UCD-10X-F1 chromosome 1, UCD10Xv1.1, whole genome shotgun sequence genome:
- the LOC107859604 gene encoding uncharacterized protein LOC107859604, translating to MKKLYGKKLERESEIDQLESYYEATGGAKKKRLFGLASKAESYYGEKIYAYNASTSSVPPLVSLPTTSLEEFVKQLISTLTTHVLLVVIERVGGIRVQERVVLDPSPTNDDDDDVDS from the coding sequence ATGAAGAAATTGTATGGAAAAAAACTAGAGCGTGAATCTGAAATTGATCAATTGGAATCATATTATGAAGCTACGGGAGgagcaaagaagaaaagattatttGGTCTTGCGTCTAAAGCTGAAAGTTACTATGGGGAAAAAATTTATGCCTATAATGCCTCCACATCATCAGTACCACCTTTGGTTTCTTTACCGACAACAAGTTTGGAGGAGTTTGTGAAGCAATTGATTTCGACACTTACTACTCATGTTCTTCTGGTAGTTATTGAGCGTGTTGGTGGTATTAGGGTACAAGAAAGGGTCGTACTTGATCCTTCTCctactaatgatgatgatgacgacgttGATTCCTAG
- the LOC107841513 gene encoding BTB/POZ and MATH domain-containing protein 2: MGTFRVPSEPSKPQNSSSSQLTTTTSTSRIDTINGSHEFKVEGYALSKGMGIGKYVTSEIFTVGGHSWAVYFYPDGKSAEDNGTYVSLFIALASDATDVRALFELSLMDQSGNERHKVHTHFGRVLETGPYTLKYRGSMWGYKRFFRRILLETSDYLKDDCLLIQCTVGVVRSYNETPKTFSLPVPPSDIGLHFGQLLESGEGADIKFEVEGEVFAAHKLVLAARSPVLRAQLFGPLKEENIQSIKVEEIQAPVFKALLHFIYWDALPDLQELVGLDTKWAVALMAQHLLAAADQYGLERLRALCEAKLCEDVTINTVATTLALADQHHCVQLKSVCLKFIAMPENLKAVMQSEGFDHLKESCPSVITELLKYVAGMNEHSIISYVHGGHILDGTDVNGRRVKQRIY, from the exons ATGGGTACATTCAGGGTTCCATCGGAACCTTCAAAGCCCCAAAATTCATCGTCTTCTCAGCTCACAACCACCACATCAACGTCTCGGATCGATACGATTAATGGGTCTCATGAATTTAAGGTTGAAGGTTACGCTTTGTCGAAAGGTATGGGAATTGGGAAATATGTAACTTCGGAGATTTTCACGGTGGGTGGTCATTCTTGGGCTGTTTACTTTTACCCAGATGGTAAAAGTGCTGAGGATAATGGTACCTATGTTTCACTCTTCATTGCCCTTGCTAGTGATGCTACCGATGTTCGAGCTTTGTTTGAGCTGTCTCTTATGGATCAGAGTGGTAATGAGAGGCATAAGGTGCATACCCACTTTGGTAGGGTGTTGGAGACCGGTCCCTACACGCTCAAATACCGCGGTAGCATgtg GGGCTATAAACGCTTTTTCAGGAGAATATTATTGGAAACATCAGACTATCTTAAAGATGATTGTCTCTTGATCCAGTGTACTGTTGGTGTTGTTAGATCATACAATGAAACACCGAAGACTTTCTCCCTGCCTGTGCCACCGTCAGACATTGGGCTTCATTTTGGGCAGCTCCTTGAGAGTGGAGAGGGAGCTGATATAAAGTTTGAAGTTGAAGGTGAAGTCTTTGCTGCACACAAGTTGGTTCTTGCTGCCCGCTCCCCTGTGCTTCGAGCACAACTCTTTGGTCCATTGAAGGAAGAGAACATACAAAGTATTAAAGTTGAAGAAATACAGGCTCCAGTATTCAAG GCGTTGCTCCACTTCATCTATTGGGATGCCCTCCCTGATTTACAAGAGCTTGTGGGTCTCGATACAAAATGGGCAGTTGCTTTAATGGCTCAGCATCTGCTTGCTGCAGCTGATCAGTATGGTCTTGAGAGATTGAGAGCACTTTGTGAGGCTAAACTTTGCGAGGATGTTACAATCAATACTGTTGCTACAACTTTAGCATTGGCAGATCAGCATCATTGTGTCCAACTGAAATCTGTGTGCCTTAAGTTCATTGCGATGCCTGAAAATTTGAAAG CTGTGATGCAATCGGAGGGATTTGATCACTTGAAGGAGAGTTGCCCTTCGGTCATCACGGAATTGCTGAAGTATGTTGCTGGGATGAATGAACATTCAATCATCTCTTATGTACATGGTGGGCACATTCTAGATGGCACTGATGTGAATGGAAGAAGAGTGAAGCAAAGGATATATTAA